A DNA window from Hymenobacter aquaticus contains the following coding sequences:
- a CDS encoding YceI family protein, with the protein MKTLLLVLLSLVLLPGAGAQGKYSTRAGLISFFSATPIEDIEARSTQANGVLDLNTGQLAFSVPMKSFVFRRTLMQEHFNENYVESDKFPRSTFAGTVLNFQPGSLHQGGPQSVVVEGDLTIHGVKRRVKVPGTLELKDDYLLISAKFSVAPADYDIEIPALVRENIAKSVAVTVSFACSPTAPLQATNTR; encoded by the coding sequence ATGAAAACGCTACTGCTAGTACTCCTGAGCCTGGTTTTGCTGCCCGGCGCCGGGGCCCAGGGCAAATACTCGACCCGCGCCGGGCTGATCAGCTTCTTCTCCGCGACGCCCATCGAAGACATTGAGGCCCGCAGCACCCAGGCCAACGGCGTGCTGGATCTGAACACGGGCCAGCTGGCGTTCAGCGTCCCGATGAAGTCGTTCGTATTCAGGCGCACCCTGATGCAGGAGCACTTCAACGAGAACTACGTGGAGTCGGACAAGTTTCCCCGGTCCACGTTTGCGGGCACGGTGCTCAACTTCCAGCCGGGCAGCCTGCACCAGGGCGGGCCGCAGAGCGTGGTGGTGGAAGGCGACCTGACCATCCACGGGGTGAAGCGCCGCGTGAAAGTGCCCGGCACCCTGGAGCTGAAGGACGACTACCTGCTGATCAGCGCCAAGTTCTCGGTGGCCCCGGCCGACTACGACATCGAAATTCCGGCCCTGGTCCGGGAGAATATTGCCAAATCCGTGGCCGTCACCGTCTCCTTTGCCTGCTCGCCCACTGCTCCGCTGCAAGCCACCAACACCCGATGA
- a CDS encoding RNA polymerase sigma factor, translated as MPHTDHDPEMLLALLAGCRRAERDAQRRLYGLYYSFGMSICLRYTRTRDEAMEAVNDGFMKVFRDVSRFDVARHEVSGSFRGWLKRIMIHTAIDHYRAQEKHQHQQELTDASYAEADTSNSALDNLSYEELLHLIQQLSPAYRTVFNLYVIDGYTHEEVSSQLGISVGTSKSNLSKARAHLKYILKKTSHHAYAGHVG; from the coding sequence GTGCCCCATACCGACCACGACCCCGAGATGCTTCTTGCCCTGCTGGCTGGCTGCCGGCGGGCGGAGCGCGACGCGCAGCGGCGACTGTATGGGCTGTACTATAGCTTCGGCATGAGCATCTGCCTGCGCTATACCCGCACCCGCGACGAGGCAATGGAAGCCGTAAACGACGGCTTCATGAAAGTTTTCCGCGACGTGAGCCGCTTCGACGTGGCCCGCCACGAGGTCAGCGGCTCGTTTCGGGGCTGGCTCAAGCGCATCATGATTCACACGGCCATCGACCACTACCGCGCCCAGGAAAAGCACCAGCACCAGCAGGAGCTTACCGACGCGTCCTACGCCGAAGCCGATACCAGCAACTCGGCCCTGGACAATTTGTCCTACGAGGAGTTGCTTCACCTGATTCAGCAGCTTTCCCCCGCTTACCGGACGGTTTTTAACCTCTACGTCATTGATGGCTACACCCACGAGGAGGTGAGCAGCCAGCTGGGCATTTCGGTGGGCACCTCCAAATCAAACCTGTCAAAGGCGCGCGCGCACCTCAAATACATTCTTAAAAAAACTAGTCACCATGCGTACGCCGGACATGTCGGATGA